One stretch of Leishmania panamensis strain MHOM/PA/94/PSC-1 chromosome 29 sequence DNA includes these proteins:
- a CDS encoding hypothetical protein (TriTrypDB/GeneDB-style sysID: LpmP.29.0270), translating into MPFWKNFIYTKPEVDDDDLPLPLYRLFDDDGRMKEDSVATAVVAAWRRSSTSSIASANAKKSPPVSQKTYASLLKSAATKPATPSKKTDLKGSSHSPTKAASSSPSRRKSEARSPAKSPARATSPEPEPVTSVSSTPRKAGPRKALVKKNSPKKSSSRLTSPKKAASRSPARARSPLPAKPKPAAKTSAGRRRSRSRSNSRVRAVAAPSEMPSPKWSLAALKEFAKDNSIQLKGAHTKATILSAIHGTS; encoded by the coding sequence ATGCCGTTCTGGAAGAATTTCATCTACACTAAGCCGGAGGTGGACGACGATGatttgccgctgccgttgtaCCGCCTCTTCGACGATGACGGCAGGATGAAGGAGGACAGCgtagcgacggcggtggtcgCTGCGTGGCGCCGGTCATCGACATCCTCCATCGCATCCGCGAACGCGAAGAAGTCGCCGCCAGTGTCGCAGAAAACGTACGCGTCTCTGCTCAAGTCTGCCGCGACCAAGCCAGCGACTCCTTCCAAGAAGACCGACTTGAAGGGCTCCTCCCACTCTCCCACCAAGGCCGCGTCTTCCTCCCCATCCCGCCGCAAGTCGGAGGCCAGGTCACCAGCTAAGTCGCCGGCGCGTGCCACCTCTCCAGAGCCAGAACCTGTGACTTCtgtgagcagcacgccgcgCAAGGCAGGCCCAAGGAAGGCCTTGGTCAAGAAGAACTCTCCCAAGAAGTCGTCATCGAGGCTAACGTCgccgaagaaggcggcaTCCCGATCCCCTGcccgcgcgcgctctccctTGCCGGCGAAGCCCAAGCCCGCGGCAAAGACGTCAGCTGGCCGTCGGCGTTCTCGTTCCCGCTCGAACTCTCGGGTTAgggccgtggcggcgccatCCGAGATGCCCAGTCCAAAGTGGTCCCTCGCTGCGTTGAAGGAGTTCGCCAAGGACAACTCGATTCAGTTGAAGGGAGCCCACACAAAAGCTACCATCCTCAGCGCTATCCACGGCACCTCGTAA